One region of Marinitoga sp. 1197 genomic DNA includes:
- a CDS encoding tetratricopeptide repeat protein: MQNKSNYYLNLGNKYLSLNNVDLAIKNYLLALKEDSKNPLIYHNLGVCYLLKNESSLAFENFKKSIENGLNTEETYYYYLKSSFNSGNYEECLKINANDKFFIDMNLIKIKAALKVNNYKYAKNTLEILKMNGFSSQELNLIEKIINSKNNI, from the coding sequence TTGCAGAATAAAAGTAACTATTATCTCAATTTAGGAAACAAATATCTAAGTTTAAACAATGTCGATTTAGCCATTAAAAACTATTTACTAGCTTTAAAAGAAGATTCAAAAAATCCTTTAATATACCATAATTTAGGTGTATGTTATTTATTAAAAAATGAATCAAGTTTAGCGTTCGAAAATTTTAAAAAATCTATCGAAAATGGATTAAATACTGAAGAAACTTATTACTATTATTTAAAATCTTCATTTAATTCTGGTAACTATGAGGAATGCTTAAAAATTAATGCTAATGATAAATTTTTCATTGACATGAATCTAATAAAAATAAAAGCTGCTTTAAAAGTAAACAATTATAAATATGCAAAAAATACTTTAGAAATTTTAAAAATGAATGGATTTTCAAGTCAGGAATTAAATTTAATAGAAAAAATCATTAATTCAAAAAATAATATATAG
- the plsY gene encoding glycerol-3-phosphate 1-O-acyltransferase PlsY, with product MTAILWIMLGYLFGSIPFSFLIARLKGIDITKVGSGNVGGTNVLRNAGAFYGILSMILDLLKSFIPTFVAFNFNKDIAYFVALFSVIGHIYPVWLRFKGGKGVASTVGVYFALNPALALIFFLIWIPLTLTTKYVSLASISTLSIIGIISFIYSPKLALLNIVLALISIYKHRSNIERLLNHNERKTDIIEIFKRSFKR from the coding sequence TTGACTGCTATTTTGTGGATAATGTTAGGTTATCTATTTGGTTCAATTCCATTTAGTTTTCTAATCGCTCGTTTAAAAGGAATAGATATTACCAAAGTTGGTAGCGGTAATGTTGGTGGTACAAATGTTTTAAGAAATGCGGGAGCATTTTATGGAATATTAAGTATGATTTTAGATCTTTTAAAATCATTTATTCCAACATTTGTTGCTTTTAATTTTAATAAAGATATTGCATATTTTGTAGCTCTCTTTTCTGTTATAGGTCATATATATCCTGTATGGTTAAGATTCAAAGGAGGAAAAGGCGTTGCTTCTACAGTTGGTGTCTATTTTGCTTTAAACCCAGCTTTAGCTTTAATATTTTTTCTAATATGGATACCTTTAACCTTAACAACTAAATATGTTTCTTTGGCATCAATTTCTACTTTAAGTATAATTGGAATTATTAGCTTTATTTATTCACCAAAACTTGCTTTATTAAATATAGTTTTAGCTTTAATTAGTATTTATAAACATAGATCCAATATTGAAAGGTTATTAAACCATAATGAAAGAAAAACAGATATTATAGAAATTTTTAAAAGGTCCTTTAAAAGATGA
- the der gene encoding ribosome biogenesis GTPase Der encodes MKPVVLIIGKPNVGKSTLFNRLIKEKKAIVMDYPGVTRDQIFSEARYDGRAFTLVDTCGIFEEPANELEEIAKNKVMESLKESDLILFIVDGKNGLTAEDYYLANVLRKVKNKVLLVANKVESYEKFEINVLPELYKLGLGEPIPVSSEHNKNLDELIENIFEKIPQYETEEEKDENIIKVALIGRANAGKSSLFNAITGINRAIVSDVPGTTRDSIDELVEINGQKYLFIDTAGLKRKSKTKYGSVEMYSTVRTIRAIENSDVVVLLIDAVEGITQQDKKVIGTAENRGKATVIAFNKWDLVKYHDKRIEEYLNLFEKELYFVNYSPVIFTSAAKHWGIEKLMDAIDTAYNSYTKRIPTSALNAALERFMMVSPPPIRKGKRIKIYYGTQVDIKPPVFIFFSNMPQQIPKTYQRAIQNMIRRYIDPFIGSPIFIKFKNRTK; translated from the coding sequence ATGAAACCAGTTGTGCTAATTATCGGAAAACCAAATGTTGGAAAATCAACTCTTTTTAATAGGTTGATAAAGGAAAAAAAAGCTATAGTAATGGACTATCCTGGTGTAACTAGAGATCAAATATTCAGTGAGGCACGCTATGATGGGCGTGCCTTCACCTTAGTTGATACATGCGGAATATTTGAAGAACCTGCAAATGAATTAGAAGAAATTGCAAAAAATAAAGTAATGGAATCTTTAAAAGAATCAGATCTAATCTTATTTATAGTTGATGGTAAAAACGGTTTAACCGCTGAAGATTATTATTTAGCAAATGTATTAAGAAAAGTTAAAAATAAAGTTCTATTAGTGGCAAATAAGGTTGAATCTTATGAAAAATTTGAAATTAATGTATTACCTGAACTATATAAATTAGGTTTAGGAGAACCTATACCTGTTTCTTCGGAACATAATAAAAATTTAGATGAATTAATAGAAAATATTTTTGAAAAAATCCCTCAATATGAAACTGAAGAAGAAAAAGACGAAAATATCATAAAAGTGGCTTTAATTGGACGGGCAAATGCTGGTAAATCTTCTCTTTTTAATGCTATTACAGGTATTAATAGAGCTATTGTTTCAGATGTGCCGGGAACAACAAGAGACAGCATTGATGAATTAGTAGAAATAAACGGGCAAAAGTATCTTTTTATAGATACTGCTGGTTTAAAAAGAAAGTCAAAGACCAAATACGGTAGTGTCGAGATGTATAGTACAGTTAGAACTATTCGAGCAATTGAAAATTCTGATGTTGTTGTTTTACTTATAGATGCGGTTGAGGGGATTACTCAACAGGATAAAAAAGTTATAGGTACAGCAGAAAACAGAGGAAAGGCTACTGTAATTGCTTTTAATAAATGGGATCTGGTAAAATATCATGATAAACGAATTGAAGAATACTTAAATTTATTTGAAAAGGAATTGTATTTTGTAAATTATAGTCCTGTTATATTCACATCAGCTGCTAAACATTGGGGCATTGAAAAATTAATGGATGCTATAGATACTGCCTACAATTCTTATACAAAACGAATACCTACAAGTGCGTTAAATGCAGCTTTAGAAAGATTTATGATGGTATCTCCTCCACCGATCCGAAAAGGAAAAAGAATAAAAATTTATTATGGAACGCAGGTTGATATTAAACCTCCTGTTTTCATATTTTTTAGTAATATGCCTCAACAAATTCCTAAAACTTATCAAAGAGCTATTCAAAATATGATTAGACGATATATTGATCCTTTTATTGGCTCGCCCATTTTTATAAAGTTTAAAAATAGAACCAAATAA
- the cmk gene encoding (d)CMP kinase, translating to MNKFKVAIDGPAGSGKSTIAKEIANIFNLYYLDSGALYRAFGYYLKKKGFDLNSENDIINALKSFDIKIIDGDYYLFDEKLDFQIRTPEIGKAASIVAKNPDVRKKVNEILRNIASNNGVVIDGRDIGTVVLPDAEIKIFLTASIEERAKRRFKELIEKGEDVSLEDVMKEIEKRDIADSTRKIAPLKPAADAIIVNTTGKDIKTVVDEIKEIILKKINLE from the coding sequence ATGAATAAGTTTAAAGTAGCTATTGATGGTCCTGCTGGTTCAGGTAAAAGTACTATTGCAAAAGAAATTGCAAATATATTTAATTTATATTATCTGGATAGTGGAGCATTATATAGAGCATTTGGATATTACCTGAAAAAAAAGGGTTTTGATTTAAATAGTGAAAATGATATAATAAATGCGTTAAAATCTTTTGATATTAAAATTATTGATGGAGATTATTATTTGTTTGATGAAAAGCTGGATTTTCAGATAAGAACACCAGAAATTGGAAAAGCTGCTTCAATAGTAGCAAAAAATCCAGATGTCAGAAAAAAAGTTAATGAAATATTACGTAATATAGCTTCAAATAACGGCGTTGTTATAGATGGCAGAGATATCGGAACTGTTGTATTACCTGATGCTGAAATAAAAATATTTTTAACTGCATCTATTGAAGAAAGGGCTAAAAGAAGATTTAAAGAATTAATAGAAAAGGGTGAAGATGTAAGTTTAGAGGATGTTATGAAAGAAATAGAAAAAAGAGATATCGCTGACTCTACACGAAAAATCGCCCCTTTAAAACCTGCTGCTGATGCAATTATAGTTAATACTACAGGAAAAGATATAAAAACTGTGGTAGATGAAATAAAAGAAATTATCTTGAAAAAGATTAATTTGGAGTGA
- the aspS gene encoding aspartate--tRNA ligase, producing MRLKRTHKCGELNINNTGEKVILNGWVERVRDLGGIKFGLLRDRYGKVQFVVDPDNEKIYEIAKSIGNEYVIAIKGIVRKRPDDAINKNMKTGEVEILVEDLEILSESETPPIYINKDEEISENLRLKFRYLDLRKEKMQKNLFLRHKALQITREYFSKNDFMEIETPYLTKSTPEGARDFLVPSRLKPGTFYALPQSPQLFKQLLMVSGFDRYFQIARCFRDEDFRADRQPEFSQIDFEMSFVDMDDILNFTEGLLKKLFKELINYELELPLKRYTYDEVMDKYGSDKPDTRYGLEINDFTEIFQNTHAEFIKNAIENNQTIKGIVLKEKANKFSRKRIDEYTDFAKSVGAGGLIWVKNENGNIKSSIKKFAEPELNELVKNGYIGNNDIAFILVGKKEEINKILGHIRVKLIKEEMEKKEGFDVLWVVDFPMFAWDEEENRLVAEHHPFTMPKLDEFEKFADSNPLKIRAQCYDLVINGYEMASGSIRVHRKDLQNKIFELIGLSEKEINEKFGFLIEAFKYGPPPHGGAAIGFDRLIAIMAGEDSIKEVIAFPKTASGSNPMTGAPSSVSEKQLKELKIKLDI from the coding sequence ATGCGTTTAAAAAGAACTCATAAATGTGGTGAATTGAATATTAATAATACTGGAGAAAAGGTTATATTAAATGGTTGGGTAGAAAGAGTCAGAGATTTAGGTGGAATTAAATTTGGATTATTAAGAGATCGCTATGGAAAAGTTCAGTTTGTTGTTGATCCGGATAATGAAAAAATTTATGAAATAGCGAAATCTATAGGCAATGAATATGTTATAGCTATAAAAGGTATTGTTAGAAAAAGGCCAGATGATGCAATAAATAAAAATATGAAAACCGGAGAAGTCGAGATTTTAGTTGAAGACCTTGAGATTTTATCAGAATCTGAAACTCCACCTATTTATATAAACAAAGATGAAGAGATTTCAGAAAATTTAAGATTAAAGTTCAGATATCTTGACTTAAGAAAGGAAAAAATGCAGAAAAATTTATTCTTACGTCATAAGGCTCTTCAAATAACAAGAGAATATTTTTCGAAAAATGATTTTATGGAAATAGAAACTCCTTATTTAACTAAAAGCACACCTGAAGGTGCAAGAGATTTTTTAGTTCCATCAAGACTAAAACCAGGAACTTTCTATGCTTTACCACAATCTCCACAATTATTTAAACAGTTGTTAATGGTTTCTGGATTTGATAGATACTTTCAAATTGCAAGATGTTTCAGGGATGAAGATTTTAGAGCGGATAGACAGCCAGAATTCTCACAAATAGATTTTGAAATGTCTTTTGTTGATATGGATGATATTTTAAATTTTACTGAGGGATTATTAAAAAAATTATTCAAAGAATTAATAAATTATGAATTAGAATTACCATTAAAGCGATATACATATGATGAAGTTATGGATAAATATGGTTCTGATAAACCCGATACAAGATATGGCCTTGAAATCAATGATTTTACAGAAATATTCCAAAATACCCATGCAGAATTTATAAAAAATGCTATAGAAAACAATCAGACTATTAAAGGTATTGTTTTAAAAGAAAAAGCAAATAAGTTTTCAAGAAAAAGAATCGATGAATATACAGATTTTGCAAAATCAGTTGGTGCAGGAGGATTAATCTGGGTAAAAAATGAAAATGGAAATATTAAATCATCAATTAAAAAATTTGCAGAACCTGAACTAAATGAACTAGTAAAAAACGGATATATTGGAAATAATGATATCGCGTTTATTTTAGTTGGAAAAAAAGAAGAAATAAACAAAATTTTGGGACATATTAGAGTTAAATTAATTAAAGAAGAAATGGAGAAAAAAGAAGGTTTTGACGTATTGTGGGTTGTAGATTTTCCAATGTTTGCATGGGATGAAGAAGAAAATAGACTGGTTGCTGAACATCATCCTTTTACTATGCCAAAATTAGATGAGTTTGAAAAATTTGCGGATTCAAATCCACTAAAAATAAGAGCTCAATGTTATGATTTAGTTATCAACGGATATGAAATGGCAAGCGGTAGTATAAGGGTTCATAGAAAAGATTTACAAAATAAAATATTCGAATTAATTGGTTTAAGTGAAAAAGAAATCAACGAAAAATTTGGATTTTTAATAGAAGCATTTAAATATGGACCTCCACCACATGGGGGTGCTGCTATAGGATTTGACAGATTAATTGCAATTATGGCGGGCGAAGATTCTATTAAAGAGGTTATTGCATTTCCAAAAACTGCAAGTGGTTCCAACCCAATGACTGGAGCACCATCTTCTGTTTCAGAAAAGCAATTAAAAGAATTAAAAATAAAGCTCGATATTTAA
- a CDS encoding polysaccharide biosynthesis/export family protein yields the protein MRLKMSIILIVLVGISLFANYTIRTGDVLGLWVFGYPEYSNQKIMVGPDGKITVPPIGRLTAIGKNIEALEKEIKDKISTYIKSPNVTLGIVNYAPFEVQVIGNVRKSGIIQLPKPELSLTKIISLSGGFAEPWKSSYAIVKYPDGTEKKVDITNLFKGLLLENDPIVPENSTVVIPFEFNTNINVYTNFGIKTIQYFNGITLKDVISLSNINPENFENSIIVLRNEEMLNYSFDDLKNNNNITLKKGDTIIFNKLEKYVYVFGLNKSGKIIFDKDEPFTMKTLMAKLGIDPKYTTYTIYSKENGKLDNINDDYNLNIGEIIEFESVEKYVYVSSNKGGGKIIFDIKEAFDLNTLLGKMGIDKKEYSIEIFNPKTGITSEATKNISLIKGMIIKFIPVEKFVYVNNKGKISFSKTENFDLDTLVGKLGVDKDLTEIRVFDPDTKDTFVATTNISLKNNMYIDFIPVEKFVYVNNKGKISFSKTENFDLDTLVGKLGVDKDLTEIRVFDPDTKDTFVATTNISLKNNMYIDFIPVNKFVYVVGDISKTIYFDKKENIDKKTILAKLGLTENKVEHFEYDSLKPGSIITIKIKKNYVYTSGAFNYTGKIDFDISEPITLSAIISKARGFNNSFSGELLLVNKDISKQITIEENKIYNDIIEPGTMIMAKSSRRDVYILGEGIANGVYTAKLNDSLWSILLKAGYVPSEKYEITVKSNNNINTYNGIKAENVLNKTPITNETYVNVKKVKNDTVLIYKNGSIKVVTPKNKNYVTLIDVFSSVNGFSPSNEGTIVVYNKNEKIAEYNSLDVINNPLSKIPEGSYVNFILDVNLNYITVLGNTTPRSIKSEIPIPLTELLGQLSIDWKTQKYINLYKANGDFEKIDLDKVKNLNTVLIEPGTVVYVPSTHNQYIYVFGEVSRPGVIPYTKGLNVIEALFKAGVRTQTAELSNVFLFTDGPDQPPIVLNLKEFYNGENVPENMNKLLEPGDIIYIPKNILTNVVNVMSIVNNFMSFFNAGYTTYNNINSILGQ from the coding sequence GTGAGACTAAAAATGTCTATTATTCTGATTGTCCTTGTGGGAATTTCACTTTTTGCTAATTATACAATTAGGACGGGTGATGTTTTGGGATTATGGGTTTTTGGTTATCCAGAATATTCTAACCAAAAAATTATGGTTGGTCCAGATGGGAAGATTACTGTTCCGCCGATTGGAAGATTAACTGCAATTGGAAAAAACATTGAAGCACTTGAAAAAGAAATAAAAGATAAAATAAGCACTTATATAAAATCACCTAATGTTACTCTGGGTATTGTTAATTATGCTCCATTTGAAGTTCAAGTCATTGGAAATGTTAGAAAATCTGGTATTATACAATTGCCCAAACCTGAATTATCCTTAACAAAAATTATCTCTTTAAGTGGTGGATTTGCGGAACCATGGAAAAGTTCTTATGCCATAGTAAAATATCCTGATGGCACAGAAAAGAAAGTTGATATTACTAATTTATTCAAAGGATTATTATTAGAAAATGATCCTATAGTACCTGAAAACTCAACCGTTGTCATACCTTTTGAATTTAATACCAATATTAATGTATACACAAATTTCGGAATAAAAACTATCCAATATTTTAATGGAATTACATTAAAAGATGTTATTTCTCTTTCAAATATTAATCCAGAAAATTTCGAAAATTCCATTATTGTATTAAGAAATGAAGAAATGTTAAACTATTCTTTTGATGATTTAAAAAATAATAATAATATAACTCTAAAAAAAGGGGATACTATTATTTTTAATAAGTTAGAAAAGTATGTTTATGTTTTTGGCCTAAATAAAAGTGGGAAAATAATATTTGATAAAGATGAACCATTTACTATGAAAACTTTGATGGCTAAACTTGGAATTGACCCAAAATACACTACGTATACAATATATAGTAAAGAAAATGGAAAATTGGATAATATTAATGACGATTATAATTTAAATATTGGAGAGATTATAGAATTTGAATCCGTTGAAAAATATGTTTATGTTAGTTCAAATAAAGGCGGAGGAAAAATCATATTTGATATAAAAGAAGCTTTTGATTTGAATACTTTATTGGGTAAAATGGGTATTGATAAAAAGGAGTACAGTATTGAAATATTTAATCCAAAAACTGGAATAACATCTGAAGCCACAAAAAATATTTCACTTATCAAAGGTATGATTATAAAATTTATACCTGTTGAAAAATTTGTATATGTTAATAATAAAGGTAAAATTTCTTTCTCAAAAACTGAAAACTTTGATTTAGATACTTTAGTTGGTAAATTAGGTGTTGATAAAGACTTAACTGAAATTAGAGTTTTTGATCCTGATACTAAAGACACTTTTGTCGCTACAACCAATATTTCTTTGAAAAACAATATGTATATTGATTTTATTCCTGTTGAAAAATTTGTATATGTTAATAATAAAGGTAAAATTTCTTTCTCAAAAACTGAAAACTTTGATTTAGATACTTTAGTTGGCAAGTTAGGTGTTGATAAAGACTTAACTGAAATTAGAGTTTTTGATCCTGATACTAAAGACACTTTTGTCGCTACAACCAATATTTCTTTGAAAAACAATATGTATATCGATTTTATTCCTGTTAATAAATTTGTATACGTTGTTGGGGATATATCAAAAACTATCTATTTTGATAAAAAAGAAAATATTGATAAAAAAACTATTTTAGCTAAATTAGGTTTAACTGAAAATAAAGTTGAACATTTCGAATATGATTCACTCAAACCTGGAAGCATCATAACAATTAAAATTAAAAAGAATTATGTTTATACTTCTGGTGCTTTTAACTATACAGGAAAAATAGACTTTGATATTTCAGAACCAATCACGCTTTCTGCAATTATTTCAAAAGCAAGAGGTTTTAATAACAGTTTTAGTGGGGAATTACTTTTAGTCAATAAAGATATTTCAAAACAGATTACTATTGAAGAAAATAAAATTTATAATGATATAATAGAACCGGGAACTATGATTATGGCAAAAAGTTCAAGAAGAGATGTTTATATTTTAGGTGAAGGTATAGCAAATGGTGTGTATACTGCTAAACTAAATGACTCATTATGGAGTATTTTATTGAAAGCCGGATATGTACCATCGGAGAAATATGAAATAACGGTAAAAAGTAATAATAATATAAATACTTATAATGGTATAAAAGCAGAAAATGTATTAAATAAAACTCCAATAACAAATGAAACTTATGTAAATGTAAAAAAAGTTAAAAATGATACAGTTTTAATTTATAAAAACGGTTCTATCAAGGTTGTTACACCGAAAAATAAAAATTATGTAACTTTAATAGACGTATTTAGCAGTGTTAATGGTTTTTCTCCATCAAATGAGGGAACTATTGTAGTATATAATAAAAATGAAAAAATTGCTGAATACAACTCTTTAGATGTAATTAATAATCCACTTTCAAAAATACCTGAAGGCTCTTATGTAAACTTTATTCTAGATGTTAATTTAAACTATATTACTGTATTGGGAAACACAACACCAAGAAGCATAAAAAGTGAAATTCCTATACCATTAACTGAATTATTAGGGCAATTATCTATTGATTGGAAAACTCAGAAATATATAAACTTATATAAAGCAAATGGAGATTTTGAAAAAATAGATTTGGATAAAGTTAAAAATCTGAATACAGTTTTAATTGAACCTGGTACTGTTGTATATGTTCCATCAACACATAATCAATATATATATGTATTTGGAGAAGTTTCAAGACCTGGAGTTATACCTTATACTAAAGGTTTAAATGTTATTGAAGCTTTATTTAAAGCAGGTGTAAGAACTCAAACTGCTGAATTGTCAAATGTATTTTTATTCACCGATGGTCCTGATCAACCGCCAATTGTTTTAAACTTAAAAGAGTTTTATAATGGTGAAAATGTTCCAGAAAATATGAACAAATTATTAGAACCTGGCGATATTATATATATTCCTAAAAATATTTTAACTAACGTTGTAAATGTTATGAGTATTGTTAATAACTTTATGAGTTTCTTTAATGCAGGATATACAACATACAATAATATTAATAGTATCTTAGGACAATAA
- the ispH gene encoding 4-hydroxy-3-methylbut-2-enyl diphosphate reductase, with the protein MEIRLASKIGFCYGVERAYEKALELAKKNKNVYIYGDLVHNNSVKDELISKNINFFYSLNDLPENSKEAICIIRAHGIPKKDKNFLKNNFKRVVDLTCPIVEKVFNYAYSMQKKGFFIVAYGKKEHAEMIGLKGNIDEKKIEILKNAKSFKHNKLCIITQTTMDYNNFKDFASQIAKLSEYNELVVKDTICYETKIREKEAKDIAIWSEFVIIIGGKHSSNTRKLYEISKKYNNNSIHIDSVKELLHIDFSKIKKIGILTGTSTPNKSIKEVIEFLRRGF; encoded by the coding sequence ATGGAAATACGCCTTGCTTCAAAAATTGGATTTTGTTATGGCGTTGAAAGAGCTTATGAAAAGGCCCTGGAACTGGCAAAAAAAAATAAAAATGTATATATATATGGTGATTTAGTACATAACAATAGTGTTAAAGACGAACTTATATCTAAAAATATTAATTTTTTCTATTCTTTAAATGATTTACCAGAGAATTCAAAAGAAGCTATTTGTATTATACGTGCTCATGGTATTCCTAAAAAAGATAAGAACTTTTTAAAAAATAACTTTAAAAGGGTTGTAGATTTAACCTGTCCTATTGTTGAAAAGGTCTTTAATTATGCTTACAGTATGCAAAAAAAAGGGTTCTTTATTGTCGCATATGGAAAGAAAGAGCATGCCGAAATGATCGGATTAAAAGGTAATATAGATGAGAAAAAAATAGAAATATTAAAAAATGCTAAATCTTTTAAACATAACAAATTATGTATAATCACTCAAACAACTATGGATTATAATAATTTTAAAGATTTTGCATCACAAATTGCAAAACTTTCAGAATATAATGAGTTGGTAGTAAAAGATACTATATGTTATGAAACAAAAATTCGGGAAAAAGAAGCTAAAGATATTGCAATTTGGTCAGAATTTGTTATAATAATAGGAGGAAAACATAGTTCAAATACTCGAAAACTATATGAAATTTCTAAAAAATACAATAACAATTCTATTCATATAGATTCGGTTAAAGAATTATTGCATATTGATTTTTCCAAAATAAAGAAAATAGGTATTTTAACAGGTACTTCTACACCAAATAAATCTATCAAAGAAGTTATCGAATTTTTAAGGAGGGGTTTTTGA
- a CDS encoding S1 RNA-binding domain-containing protein — protein sequence MVEDKNEFEKLLSEETEFQIKKGDIIKGEIISISSDGLFVSAEGKPFDVYVGKDYLLNNIKEYKSGDKITVKLLKINESEGQAFGSEKAAKRDAIIEDIVEGKIVKGKIVEKIEKGYIVELENVINAFLPGSLSMLNPRHDFPKEEMDFLVLKNEKRRRKINIVVSRKGIIEKYVDEFFENHHLNMIVEGIVSGIKDFGLFVNLNPYVTALAPRSELSWDKKFDHTKSYSIGDKVKGVIIKLDKEEKKVSISIKRLKDDPWENIEKKFQIDSVVTGEVVEIFPFGFAIKLDEGVEGLVHESEIFWTGKGRIEDIVKIGDLVKVKVISIDKDKKKITLSYKQVIGDPWEDIDNKLKEGDIINGQVEKLLPNGIIVKLDNNLTGFSHVSELSWNFVDNIEDLFSEGDKIKVKVLHIDKDNRKIKLSIKQTKENPWKKVSNELKKGDKISGKVLKYVGKGAVVLVDDYEVEAFIPKSKIDLSENETIEDVLKIGTKVEGEILSIDFENEEQKGNMIISLLK from the coding sequence ATGGTTGAAGATAAAAATGAATTTGAAAAATTACTAAGCGAGGAAACAGAATTTCAAATAAAAAAGGGGGATATTATAAAAGGTGAAATTATTTCTATTAGTTCAGATGGCCTTTTTGTTAGCGCAGAAGGAAAACCATTTGACGTATATGTCGGAAAAGATTATTTATTAAACAATATTAAAGAATATAAATCAGGAGATAAAATTACTGTAAAATTATTAAAAATCAACGAATCTGAAGGCCAGGCATTCGGGTCAGAGAAAGCTGCAAAAAGAGATGCTATAATAGAAGATATCGTTGAAGGTAAAATTGTGAAAGGCAAAATTGTTGAAAAAATCGAAAAAGGTTATATTGTAGAATTAGAAAATGTTATAAATGCATTTTTACCAGGCTCATTATCAATGCTTAATCCACGTCATGATTTTCCAAAAGAAGAAATGGACTTTCTTGTATTAAAAAATGAAAAAAGAAGAAGAAAAATAAATATTGTCGTATCAAGAAAAGGCATTATCGAAAAATATGTCGATGAATTTTTTGAAAATCATCACTTAAATATGATTGTTGAAGGAATTGTAAGTGGCATAAAAGATTTTGGTTTATTTGTTAATTTAAATCCATATGTTACCGCTTTAGCTCCAAGAAGCGAATTATCCTGGGATAAAAAGTTCGATCATACAAAATCCTATTCTATTGGAGATAAGGTAAAAGGTGTTATTATAAAATTAGACAAAGAGGAAAAAAAGGTGTCTATTTCTATAAAAAGATTAAAAGATGATCCGTGGGAAAATATTGAAAAAAAATTCCAGATTGATTCTGTTGTTACTGGAGAAGTGGTTGAAATTTTTCCATTTGGTTTTGCGATTAAACTTGATGAAGGCGTGGAAGGTCTTGTTCATGAATCTGAAATTTTCTGGACAGGAAAAGGTAGAATTGAAGATATAGTTAAAATAGGTGATTTAGTAAAGGTTAAAGTTATTTCAATAGATAAAGATAAAAAGAAAATAACTTTAAGTTATAAGCAGGTAATTGGAGATCCATGGGAAGATATTGATAATAAGTTAAAAGAAGGAGATATTATTAACGGACAGGTAGAGAAACTTTTACCAAATGGTATTATTGTAAAATTAGATAATAATTTAACAGGTTTTTCACATGTTTCCGAATTATCGTGGAATTTTGTTGATAATATTGAAGATTTGTTCTCAGAAGGGGATAAAATTAAAGTTAAAGTGTTACATATAGATAAAGATAATAGAAAAATAAAATTAAGTATTAAACAGACAAAAGAAAATCCTTGGAAAAAAGTTTCCAATGAATTAAAAAAAGGAGACAAAATAAGCGGAAAAGTCTTGAAATATGTTGGGAAAGGCGCTGTTGTACTTGTTGATGATTATGAAGTAGAGGCATTTATTCCAAAATCAAAAATTGACTTATCTGAAAATGAAACCATTGAAGATGTTTTAAAAATAGGTACTAAAGTCGAAGGTGAGATTTTATCTATAGATTTTGAAAATGAAGAACAAAAAGGAAACATGATTATAAGTTTATTAAAATAA